CACCGGGTACTCGCTCGCGTGTGACGTCGACGCCACCGGGTTCTGCGACGCGGTGACGGCCGCCAGCGAGACGAACCCGCGACTCGTTGCACTCGAGCACGCGCTCGCGTCGTGGGGTGGGCCCGTGCTCGAGGAGTTCGCGGGCGAGGAGTGGGCGCGCGGTGAGATCGCGCGCGTGACCGAGATCCACGCTGGCGCTGTCGACGACTACGCGGAGGAGCTCATCGCGGCGCACCGGGCGGCTGACGCGGTCGCGTCGCTCGAGCGGCAGATCGCGCTGCACCCGTATCGCGATCGATCACGCGGGTTGTTGATCCGCGCGCACGCGCTCGCGGGTCGCCAGGCGGACGCGCTGCGGGCCTTCCAGGTGTACCGGACGCTGCTCGTCGAGGAGGTCGGCACCGAGCCGTCGCCCGACGTCGTCCGGATCGAGCGGCGGGTCGCGACGGGCTGGGACGGCATCGACTCGGAACCCGACGCGCCTGACGCGCCTGCCGTGCCCGCGGTCGTCGACATCCCGTTGCCGGGCGCGCTCGCGCACCGGGTCGCCTTCGTCGGCCGGGCGGCGGAGCACGCCGCGTTGCACGCCGAGCTCGAGGCCGCGGCGTCGAGCGGTCTGCGCACGGTCGTCGTCGGAGGCGAGGCCGGGATCGGCAAGACGACGTTGCTGGCCGAGTTCGCGTGGTCGGTGACGTCGTCGGGCACGGCGACGGTCCTGTACGGACGCTGCGACGAGGCCGGTGTGCCCCTGGAGCCGTTCCGGACGCTGCTCGGCGCGTGCGTCGACCACGCGCCTGCGGACCTGCTCGCGGAGCACGTGGCGCGCTGCGGCGGCGAGCTGGCGCACATCTGCCCGAGGCTGCTGGCGCGGGTCGGGACGGCACCGGCCCCGACCGCGTCGGACGACGTCACGCAGCGCTTCCTGGCCTTCGATGCGGCCGCCGACCTCGTGCGCCGGGTCGCCGCCCGCCGCCCGGTGGTGCTGATGATCGACGACCTGCAGTGGGCCGAGGCCACCGCCCTGCTCCTGCTCCGTCACCTCGCCGGCGCGCTCGCCGACTCCCCGGTCGTGCTCGCGCTGACACGGCGCGATCGCGGCGAGGCCGCCCCCGAAGACGTCCGATCCGCGCTCGCCGACGTCGAGCGCGGTGGTGTGCGCGCCATCGAGCTGAGCGGGCTCGACGAGGCCGAGCTCGCCGAGCTCGTCGTCGCCGCGACACGCGCGGCGCCCGATGCCGAGCTGCGACGGGTCACCGGGAAGCTCCGCGAGGACACCGCGGGCAATCCGCTCTACGCGTCACAGCTCGTGCGGCACTGGATGGAGCTCGGCAGCGACGAACGCGCGGACGACGCTGCTCTGCGCGACTGGCAGCGCATCGTGACGGCCGACAGCGTGCCGCCCAGCCTGCGCGAGGTCGTCTGGAGCCGCGTGCACGCGCTCGGCGAAGACGTCGCCACGGTGCTCGCGGCCGCGTCCGTCCTGGGCGTCGAGTTCCGCGAGGACGTGCTCGTCGACATGGTCGACCTCGACGAGCGGAGCGTCGTCGCGTCGCTGAACGCCGCGGCACTCGCGGGAATCCTCGTCGACGTCCGCGCCGTCCGGCGCGCCATGCGGTTCGTGCACGCGCTCGTCGCCAACGCGCTGTACTCCGACATCGGCGCCGCGAGCCGTACGCGTCTGCACGAGCGGGCCGCGCGGGTGCTCGTGAAGGACGTCGAGCCCGTCGCTCCGGACGTGGTCGTCCAGCTCGCGCGGCACTGCGCCCTCGCGGGTCTGACGGCCGACGCGTTGCAGTGGTCGGTCCTCGCGGGAGACCACGCGCTCGCACACCTCGCGCCGAGCGAGGCCGCCCGGCACTACGGGGTCGCGCTCGACGCCGCGGTCGCGCTGCATCGATCGGACACCGAGCGCGCCGATCTCCTGGTTCGCCTCGGCGACGCCCAACACCGCGCGGGCGAGCCCGACGCGTTCGCGACGCTCGAACGCGGCGCGGAGCTCGCGCGGCGCAGCGGCGACCGCGACGCGCTCGTCCGCGCCGCGCTGGCGGCCGATCGCGGCTTCGCGCGCATGGCGAGCGGTGCGCCGGAGCACCTGGCGATCGTCGAAGCGGCGGTGGCGGCGGCCGATCCGCGCGACGAGGCCACCAGGACGCGCCTGCTCGCCCTGTTGGCGCAATGTCTCGTGTACACGCCGGCCGCCGCGCGACGGATCGCGCTGGGTCACGAGGCATGGGCACTCGCCGACGCGAGCGGCGACCCGGCGCTCGTCGCGCACGTCGCACCCGCGGTGCTGATGGCGTTGTGGGGGCCGGGGAGTGGCGCGCTCCGCCGCGACATCGCCGCGCGGGCGGTGACGGCGGCGGAAGCGTCGGGAGATCCGCGACTGCAGTTCGGCGCGCACGTCGCGGCGTACAACGTGGCGGTTGAATCCGCCGATCCCGTCGTCGCCGCGCACAGCCTGGCCCGGGTGCGGTCGACTGCGCGAACCGTCGGCGAGCCGCGACTCCGGTGGATCGCCGGCCTCTACGACACGTTCGAGGCGACGATGAGCGGCCGTCTCGCCGAGGCCGAGACGCTCGCCGCGCGCAACCTGGACCTCGGCGTCGAGATCGCCGCGCCCGACGCGTTCACGCTGTTCGCCGGACAGTTCTTCGTGATCGGCACGTTCGCCGGCAAGCACGACGAGCTGTTCCCGGTCGTCGAGCAGGCCGCACGTGACAATCCCGGCGTCGTCCCGTTCCGCGTCGCGTACGGGATCATCTGCGAGGCCGTCGGGCGTACCGAGGAAGCACGCCGGATCTTGCGAACCGGCATGGCCGACCGCTTCGCGGACCTCCCCGTCGACAACATGTGGACGACCTCGGTGATCGGCTACGCGGTCCTCGCCATCGAGCTCGAGGACGTCGACGCAGCCGCGAGGCTGCTGCCCGTCATCGCGCCGTTCGCGGGTGACGTCGCCTTCAACGGCGTGACCAGCCAAGGCCCCGTCGCCGCGTACGCGGGCAAGCTCGCGTCGCTGCTCGGCCGGCACGACGAGGCCGACGACCATCTCCATTCGGCGCTGGCGACGGCAACCGCGTTCGGGTGGACGTATCACCGCGCCACCACGCTCTACGCGCTCGCGCAGGCGCGGTACCGGCGCGTCGGCACGCTCGATGGGGAGGGACACGGCTGGCTCGCCGAGGCGGGCGACCTCTGCCGCGCGCGCGGGTTTCGTAGCTGGATCGGCCCGATCGACAGGCTCGAGACGGCGACACGGGCCTGACGCGCGGGTGACGCGCGCCGCAGCGCACGATGCCCGCATGACGACACTGCTGATCATCCACGAGGTCGACGACGTCCAACACTGGCTCGCATCCCCGAAGCGCGCGGAGTTCTTCGGCCCGATGGGCTTCTCCGTGCGCACGTTCGTCGATCGGGACGCGCCCGAGCGCGTCGGTCTGATCGTCGAGTGCCCCGATCTCGACAGCTTCGAGAAGGCGCTCCAGGCCGAGGGCGCCGCGGACGCGATGAAGTACGACGGCGTGCGTCCGGAGACCATCCAAGTCTTCGTGGAGGGCTGACGGATGGACATCGTGCTCGCTCTCGAACGGTCGTACGACCAGACCGCGAAGCTCGTTGCGGACCTCGATGAGACCGGACTCCGTGCTCCGTCCCCGTGTGCCGGGTGGGACGTCCGCGCGACGTTGAACCACCTCCTCGGCGCGACGTGGATGTTCACGCTCGTGAACCAGGGGCGGGAGGCCGGCGAGGACGCCGGCGACGTCCTCGGCGACGACCCGGGCCTGGCCGTGGCCGCCGCTGCGAAGGAGAACCTCGCCAGCTGGCGCCAGCCCGGCGCGTTCGACGGCGACCGGACGTACCCGTTCGGCACGTTCCCCGCGGACTTCGCCGCGCTGATCAACCTCGAAGAGGTCGTCGTCCACAACTGGGACGTCGCGACGGCATGCGGGCTCGACCTGACGATCGACGAACCGATCGCGCAGATGGTCTACGACTGGGGCCGGTCGATCCCGCTCGACGAGTTCCGCGCCCACGGCGCGTTCGGCCCCGAGGTGCCGGTCCTCGCGTCGGCCTCGGTCTCCGA
Above is a window of Acidimicrobiia bacterium DNA encoding:
- a CDS encoding BTAD domain-containing putative transcriptional regulator — encoded protein: MSGPRPPVACVRVLGGVSAVRSDGSTVDVPSASQRRLLALLALHAPRRLRAEWLADVLMVSPGALRTTVARLRGVIGSDVLVTTSTGYSLACDVDATGFCDAVTAASETNPRLVALEHALASWGGPVLEEFAGEEWARGEIARVTEIHAGAVDDYAEELIAAHRAADAVASLERQIALHPYRDRSRGLLIRAHALAGRQADALRAFQVYRTLLVEEVGTEPSPDVVRIERRVATGWDGIDSEPDAPDAPAVPAVVDIPLPGALAHRVAFVGRAAEHAALHAELEAAASSGLRTVVVGGEAGIGKTTLLAEFAWSVTSSGTATVLYGRCDEAGVPLEPFRTLLGACVDHAPADLLAEHVARCGGELAHICPRLLARVGTAPAPTASDDVTQRFLAFDAAADLVRRVAARRPVVLMIDDLQWAEATALLLLRHLAGALADSPVVLALTRRDRGEAAPEDVRSALADVERGGVRAIELSGLDEAELAELVVAATRAAPDAELRRVTGKLREDTAGNPLYASQLVRHWMELGSDERADDAALRDWQRIVTADSVPPSLREVVWSRVHALGEDVATVLAAASVLGVEFREDVLVDMVDLDERSVVASLNAAALAGILVDVRAVRRAMRFVHALVANALYSDIGAASRTRLHERAARVLVKDVEPVAPDVVVQLARHCALAGLTADALQWSVLAGDHALAHLAPSEAARHYGVALDAAVALHRSDTERADLLVRLGDAQHRAGEPDAFATLERGAELARRSGDRDALVRAALAADRGFARMASGAPEHLAIVEAAVAAADPRDEATRTRLLALLAQCLVYTPAAARRIALGHEAWALADASGDPALVAHVAPAVLMALWGPGSGALRRDIAARAVTAAEASGDPRLQFGAHVAAYNVAVESADPVVAAHSLARVRSTARTVGEPRLRWIAGLYDTFEATMSGRLAEAETLAARNLDLGVEIAAPDAFTLFAGQFFVIGTFAGKHDELFPVVEQAARDNPGVVPFRVAYGIICEAVGRTEEARRILRTGMADRFADLPVDNMWTTSVIGYAVLAIELEDVDAAARLLPVIAPFAGDVAFNGVTSQGPVAAYAGKLASLLGRHDEADDHLHSALATATAFGWTYHRATTLYALAQARYRRVGTLDGEGHGWLAEAGDLCRARGFRSWIGPIDRLETATRA
- a CDS encoding TIGR03086 family metal-binding protein: MDIVLALERSYDQTAKLVADLDETGLRAPSPCAGWDVRATLNHLLGATWMFTLVNQGREAGEDAGDVLGDDPGLAVAAAAKENLASWRQPGAFDGDRTYPFGTFPADFAALINLEEVVVHNWDVATACGLDLTIDEPIAQMVYDWGRSIPLDEFRAHGAFGPEVPVLASASVSDRLMGLLGRRP